Proteins found in one Oryza glaberrima chromosome 4, OglaRS2, whole genome shotgun sequence genomic segment:
- the LOC127771244 gene encoding 9-beta-pimara-7,15-diene synthase, chloroplastic, with amino-acid sequence MASPMEAVARSSLVLAPRRRRALGLLPVAAAAAPFVLDCRRRHNGGMRRPHVSFACSAELDTGRRQLPSTGTRAVMSSCPGYVEGRMVGENTSQINMGREARIRRHLENPEFLPSSYDIAWVAMVPLPGTDHLQAPCFPECVEWILQNQHSNGSWGVNEFDSSASKDILLSTLACIIALEKWNVGSEQIRRGLHFIAKNFSIVIDDQIAAPIGFNLTFPAMVNLAIKMGLEFPASEISIDQILHLRDMELKRLAGEESLGKEAYFAYIAEGLEESMVDWSEVMKFQGTNGSLFKSPAATAAALVHRYDDKALGYLYSVVNKFGGEVPTVYPLNIFSQLSMVDTLVNIGISRHFSSDIKRILDKTYILWSQRDEEVMLDLPTCAMAFRLLRMNGYGVSSDDLSHVAEASTFHNSVEGYLDDTKSLLELYKASKVSLSENEPILEKMGCWSGSLLKEKLCSDDIRGTPILREVEYALKFPFYATLEPLDHKWNIENFDARAYQKIKTKNMPCHVNEDLLALAAEDFSFCQSTYQNEIQHLESWEKENKLDQLEFTRKNLINSYLSAAATISPYELSDARIACAKSIALTLVADDFFDVGSSKEEQENLISLVEKWDQYHKVEFYSENVKAVFFALYSTVNQLGAMASAVQNRDVTKYNVESWLDYLRSLATDAEWQRSKYVPTMEEYMKNSIVTFALGPTILIALYFMGQNLWEDIVKNAEYDELFRLMNTCGRLQNDIQSFERECKDGKLNSVSLLVLDSKDVMSVEEAKEAINESISSCRRELLRLVVREYGVIPKSCKEMFWNLYKTSHVFYSQADGFSSPKEMMGAMNGVIFEPLKTRGN; translated from the exons ATGGCGAGTCCTATGGAAGCTGTAGCCCGTTCCAGCCTCGTGCtcgcacctcgccggcggcgagccctcggcctcctcccggtggcggcggcggccgccccatTCGTGCTAGACTGTCGCCGGCGGCATAACGGAGGAATGCGTCGTCCTCATGTCAGCTTCGCCTGCTCGGCCGAGCTCGACACCGGTCGCCGGCAGCTTCCTTCCACGGGGACTCGAGCGGTGATGTCGTCCTGTCCCG GATATGTTGAGGGGAGGATGGTAGGAGAAAATACAAGTCAGATAAACATG GGACGGGAGGCTAGAATACGTAGGCACTTGGAGAACCCGGAGTTCTTACCATCTTCATATGACATAGCATGGGTAGCTATGGTGCCATTGCCGGGCACTGATCATCTTCAAGCTCCATGCTTCCCTGAATGTGTGGAATGGATACTACAAAACCAACACAGTAATGGGTCGTGGGGTGTCAATGAATTTGACTCATCAGCCAGCAAGGATATTCTCCTATCCACTTTGGCATGTATTATTGCACTTGAGAAATGGAATGTCGGTTCGGAGCAAATAAGGAGAG GATTACATTTTATCGCAAAGAATTTCTCCATTGTTATTGATGACCAGATTGCTGCACCTATAGGCTTCAACCTCACATTCCCTGCTATGGTTAACCTTGCCATTAAGATGGGTTTGGAATTTCCTGCCAGTGAAATTAGTATTGATCAGATTCTTCACCTCCGTGATATGGAATTGAAAAG ACTGGCTGGTGAGGAATCTTTGGGGAAAGAGGCATATTTCGCCTATATTGCTGAAGGTCTAGAAGAAAGCATGGTGGATTGGAGTGAAGTTATGAAGTTCCAGGGGACGAATGGATCATTGTTCAAGTCCCCGGCTGCAACTGCTGCTGCATTAGTCCACAGATACGATGATAAAGCCCTGGGATACCTATATTCTGTTGTCAATAAATTTGGAGGTGAAG TACCAACCGTGTATCCgctaaatatattttctcagcTTTCAATGGTGGATACTCTCGTCAATATTGGAATATCTCGGCACTTTTCTAGTGATATAAAGCGCATTTTGGACAAGACATACAT TTTATGGTcacagagagatgaggaagtaATGCTGGATTTACCAACATGCGCAATGGCATTTCGCCTTTTGCGTATGAACGGATATGGTGTTTCCTCAG ATGACTTGTCCCATGTTGCTGAAGCCTCAACTTTCCATAACTCAGTTGAAGGATACTTAGATGATACAAAATCCTTATTAGAATTGTACAAAGCTTCAAAAGTCAGTTTATCAGAAAATGAGCCAATCCTAGAGAAAATGGGTTGCTGGTCAGGTAGcttattgaaagaaaaattgtGCTCCGATGACATCCGAGGAACACCAATCCTTCGAGAG gtAGAATATGCTCTCAAATTTCCATTTTATGCCACGCTGGAACCTCTAGACCACAAGTGGAacattgaaaattttgatgCCAGGGCTTATCAGAAGATAAAGACCAAAAACAT GCCGTGCCATGTCAATGAAGATCTCTTGGCTTTGGCTGCTGAAGATTTCAGCTTTTGTCAGTCAACTTACCAAAATGAAATCCAGCACCTTGAAAG TTGGGAGAAAGAAAATAAGCTGGACCAGCTCGAATTTACGCGGAAGAATCTAATAAACAGCTATCTCTCTGCTGCTGCCACCATAAGCCCTTATGAATTGTCTGATGCTCGCATTGCGTGTGCAAAATCTATTGCGCTCACACTTGTTGCCGATGACTTTTTCGATGTCGGAAGTTCcaaagaagaacaagaaaatcTCATATCCTTAGTCGAGAA GTGGGATCAGTATCACAAAGTTGAGTTCTACTCTGAGAATGTAAAAGCAGTATTTTTCGCTCTATATTCTACGGTTAACCAGCTCGGAGCAATGGCTTCCGCAGTACAGAACCGCGACGTTACAAAATACAATGTTGAATCG TGGTTGGATTATTTGAGGTCTTTAGCGACAGATGCAGAATGGCAACGGAGCAAATATGTGCCAACAATGGAGGAATACATGAAAAATTCAATTGTGACATTCGCATTGGGACCAACTATACTCATAGCACTGTATTTCATGGGACAAAATCTCTGGGAGGACATCGTGAAAAATGCAGAGTATGATGAGTTGTTTAGACTAATGAACACATGTGGTCGTCTCCAGAATGATATTCAAAGCTTTGAG AGGGAATGCAAGGATGGCAAACTGAACAGTGTGTCACTGCTTGTTCTTGACAGCAAAGATGTCATGTCAGTAGAAGAGGCTAAAGAGGCGATAAACGAGTCTATATCATCATGTAGAAGAGAGTTGCTACGGTTGGTTGTTAGAGAATACGGTGTCATTCCTAAATCATGCAAGGAGATGTTCTGGAATCTTTACAAGACAAGCCATGTGTTCTACTCTCAGGCCGATGGATTTTCCTCGCCGAAGGAAATGATGGGTGCTATGAATGGAGTAATCTTTGAGCCACTGAAAACTAGAGGCAACTAG